A portion of the Marinobacter alexandrii genome contains these proteins:
- a CDS encoding MBL fold metallo-hydrolase codes for MKSIVSLFLILWFYIPALSQIDVSDTIQTRDGNLTIQPIIHGSLVLTWNNQTIYVDPYGGAERFEGLKEPDIILITDIHGDHLNQKTLESINTERAKFFVPQAVMDKLSEEIKSRATVIENGQTIVFKEMEMLAIPMYNLPEAEDSRHTKGRGNGYVLTLGGKRIYISGDTEDIPEMRNLRKIDVAFICMNLPYTMDINQAASAVIEFKPSIVYPYHYRGKGGLSDINSFKNQVESSGITTEVRLKNWYPE; via the coding sequence ATGAAAAGCATTGTAAGTCTATTTTTAATTCTATGGTTTTATATTCCTGCACTTTCTCAAATTGATGTGAGTGACACCATACAAACAAGAGACGGAAACCTAACCATTCAGCCAATAATTCATGGCTCCCTTGTCTTGACGTGGAATAATCAAACTATTTATGTAGATCCTTACGGCGGTGCTGAAAGGTTCGAGGGGTTAAAGGAGCCGGATATTATATTGATTACGGATATTCATGGTGACCACTTGAACCAAAAAACATTAGAAAGTATCAATACAGAAAGAGCTAAATTTTTTGTACCTCAAGCGGTAATGGATAAGCTGTCAGAAGAGATAAAAAGCAGAGCAACGGTCATCGAAAATGGACAAACGATTGTTTTCAAAGAAATGGAAATGCTAGCGATACCAATGTATAATTTGCCTGAAGCGGAAGATTCAAGACATACAAAAGGAAGAGGAAATGGATATGTGTTGACGCTTGGAGGAAAGCGTATCTATATTTCGGGTGATACAGAGGATATACCAGAAATGCGAAATCTTAGAAAGATCGATGTGGCATTCATTTGTATGAATTTGCCTTACACAATGGATATAAATCAAGCAGCAAGTGCTGTTATAGAATTTAAACCATCAATTGTGTATCCTTATCACTATCGTGGTAAAGGAGGATTGAGTGATATCAATTCATTTAAAAATCAAGTTGAATCTTCTGGTATTACCACCGAAGTGCGCTTGAAGAATTGGTATCCTGAATAG
- a CDS encoding aminotransferase class IV, translating to MLQKYNPKNENIQVWVGDRLYPRSEAKVSVFDSTVQGGDAVWEGSRVYREGILHLDAHLDRLFASAKALAFDHVPTRDFVKNAIKQTLEANGMAEDTLMRITLSRGEKVTSGMDPRLNQKGSCLIVLAEWKPLVYDNNSGIRVITSTQRRNSPQFLDSKIHHNNLLNNILAKIQANFAGVDAAIMLDERGFVAELNDTNMFMVKSGKLFTPFANACLHGITRGYVLELAKKNDIPTEERNLSLVEFYDADEVFATGTMGELTPVVEIDGRPIENKTGSKIRKQLSDLMHASLPERCEKL from the coding sequence ATGCTACAAAAGTATAATCCAAAGAATGAGAACATTCAAGTGTGGGTAGGCGATCGATTATACCCGAGATCGGAAGCTAAAGTATCCGTTTTTGACAGTACAGTGCAAGGTGGTGATGCAGTCTGGGAAGGATCGAGGGTGTATAGAGAAGGCATCTTACATCTTGACGCACATTTGGATCGGCTTTTTGCTTCCGCAAAAGCTCTGGCATTTGATCATGTACCTACCCGAGACTTTGTAAAGAATGCCATTAAGCAAACATTGGAAGCAAATGGCATGGCTGAAGATACCTTGATGCGGATTACGCTTAGTCGAGGAGAAAAAGTCACTTCAGGAATGGATCCTAGGCTCAATCAAAAAGGAAGTTGCTTAATTGTTCTTGCAGAGTGGAAACCTTTAGTCTATGACAATAACTCCGGTATTCGAGTTATCACCTCTACTCAAAGAAGAAATAGTCCTCAATTTCTGGATAGCAAAATCCATCACAACAATCTTCTCAACAACATTTTGGCTAAAATTCAAGCGAATTTCGCAGGTGTAGATGCAGCTATTATGCTAGATGAACGAGGGTTCGTTGCTGAGTTGAATGACACAAATATGTTTATGGTAAAAAGTGGGAAGCTTTTTACTCCATTTGCCAATGCATGCTTACATGGTATCACACGTGGTTATGTACTGGAACTAGCAAAGAAGAATGATATTCCTACAGAAGAACGTAACCTAAGCTTAGTGGAATTCTATGATGCCGATGAGGTTTTTGCCACAGGTACGATGGGTGAACTTACCCCTGTGGTAGAGATAGATGGTCGCCCCATTGAAAACAAAACAGGATCGAAGATCCGAAAACAACTCTCTGATCTGATGCATGCATCATTACCTGAAAGGTGTGAAAAACTGTAG
- the dnaE gene encoding DNA polymerase III subunit alpha produces MYLIFDTETTGLPHNKSAPVEELDNWPRLVQIAWQLHDHSGKLLSIGNHIVKPEGFTIPFNAEKIHGISTKHALEVGEDLSEVLDKFSEDVKKAEVLVGHNIEFDNKIIGAEYLRTKKDNLLAEAKNIDTSISTKEFCQLQGGIGGRLKMPKLIELYEKLFGEGFGDAHDAAYDVDATAKAFFECLKRSIIPPIDDTRPSDIIYEAPDLDAANFTTKREASTGKIGTEEVKAEDIKGVFCHLHGHSQFSVLQATPDVGAIIAKAKEYEMPAVALTDLGNMFGAFKFVKAAKGAGIKPIIGCEFFVAEERLKLQFTKDNPDKRFKQLLLAKSKKGYENLIKLTSIAYKEGNYGLFPRIDRALIEEYKEDVIALSGSLGGEIPHLILNVGETQAEEAVLYWKSLFGDDFYLEVNRHGLEEENRLNEILVDFSKKHDIKLIATNEYFYLDQTDAKAHDVLICIKENQKQSTPIGRGRGFRPGLANENYYFKTQKEMKESFGDIPEAIENISELVDKIEEYSLERDVLLPAFDIPEQFLDSEDEKDGGKRGENAYLKHLTYEGAEKRYDEITDEIRERIDFELETIANTGYPGYFLIVQDFTAKAREMGVAVGPGRGSAAGSVVAYCVGITNVDPIAYDLLFERFLNPDRVSLPDIDIDFDNEGREKVIKYVIDKYGKDQVAQIITYGTMAPKSAIRDAGRVMELPLSETDAIAKLVPEQPGTKFSKVFKEVKELEDLRKGKDLPSQVLNQAIVLEGSLRNTGIHACGVIITPDDMSNFVPLAKQKDSDLLVTQFDNSVVESAGMLKMDFLGLKTLSIIKTAVENVEKRHGIKIDIDKIPLDDQKTYELYQRGETNGTFQFESPGMQKHLRALKPDKFEDLIAMNALYRPGPMEYIPNFIARKHGKEQISYDVPAMEEYLAETYGITVYQEQVMLLSQSLAGFTKGEADVLRKAMGKKKRDVLDEMKPKFIEQAKEKGHPEDKLEKVWTDWEAFAAYAFNKSHSTCYSVVAYHTGYFKANYPAEYMASVLTHNQSSIDKVSFFMEECKNRGIKVLGPHVNESDKDFAVNSDGEIRFGMGAIKGTGESAVQAIIEERDENGHFADIFDFAKRVNLRTVNKKSFESLAKAGGFDCFEDYHRRQYVELDDEGSSLIEKSIRYANRMQEEEASNQSSLFGGASGTDITKPKVGRIEPYGEIEELNIEKEMVGLYISGHPLNQFQFEMDHLTNAGIHQLSEPEKLQGRDVRIGGIVSDVQHRTSKKGNPFGQFTLEDFNDNYTFYLFSQDYLKFKPMLEKGWFLYLSGNVQNRWKSEELEFKIQNIEHLSEIREKMTKGLELKMRLEDVDAITVDEIERIAEQHPGKSLLKMSLVGVYENRAINLEMLSRKYTIEPTDELIKDLQTIEELKYRVILQKN; encoded by the coding sequence ATCTCGACCAAAGAGTTTTGTCAATTGCAAGGAGGTATTGGCGGTCGCTTGAAGATGCCTAAACTCATTGAACTTTATGAAAAGCTCTTCGGTGAAGGTTTTGGTGACGCTCACGACGCTGCATATGATGTAGATGCCACAGCTAAAGCTTTCTTTGAATGCCTTAAGCGTTCCATTATTCCCCCCATTGATGATACCCGTCCTTCTGATATCATTTATGAAGCACCAGATCTGGATGCAGCCAACTTTACAACCAAACGAGAAGCATCAACAGGTAAGATTGGTACTGAAGAGGTAAAAGCGGAAGACATTAAAGGAGTCTTCTGTCATCTCCATGGACATTCGCAATTTTCTGTGCTGCAAGCCACGCCAGATGTAGGAGCCATCATTGCAAAAGCTAAAGAATACGAGATGCCGGCAGTAGCATTGACTGATCTTGGTAATATGTTTGGAGCTTTCAAGTTTGTGAAAGCTGCTAAAGGTGCAGGAATCAAGCCCATCATTGGTTGTGAATTTTTTGTAGCTGAAGAGCGGTTAAAACTCCAATTCACTAAAGACAATCCAGACAAGCGATTCAAACAGCTCCTTCTGGCAAAGTCTAAAAAAGGGTATGAAAACCTGATCAAGCTTACCTCAATAGCTTATAAAGAGGGTAATTATGGCCTTTTCCCACGGATTGATCGAGCGTTGATTGAAGAGTACAAAGAAGATGTAATTGCTTTGAGTGGAAGCCTGGGGGGTGAGATTCCTCATCTGATTTTGAATGTTGGTGAAACCCAAGCAGAGGAAGCAGTATTATATTGGAAAAGCCTATTTGGAGATGACTTCTATCTTGAAGTAAATAGGCATGGACTAGAGGAAGAGAATAGATTAAATGAAATACTAGTAGATTTTTCAAAGAAGCATGACATCAAATTAATTGCTACCAATGAATACTTCTATTTAGATCAGACAGACGCTAAAGCTCATGATGTTCTTATCTGTATTAAGGAGAATCAGAAGCAAAGCACACCTATTGGAAGAGGTAGAGGATTTAGACCTGGACTCGCAAATGAGAATTACTACTTCAAGACTCAAAAAGAAATGAAAGAGTCCTTTGGAGATATTCCAGAGGCAATAGAAAATATTTCTGAGCTTGTAGATAAGATAGAAGAGTATAGCCTGGAAAGGGATGTGCTCCTCCCCGCTTTTGATATCCCTGAACAATTTCTGGATTCTGAAGATGAGAAAGACGGTGGTAAACGAGGTGAAAATGCCTATCTAAAACACCTAACCTATGAAGGCGCAGAAAAAAGATATGATGAGATCACTGATGAGATCCGTGAGAGAATAGATTTTGAGCTTGAAACCATTGCAAATACAGGATATCCTGGCTATTTCTTGATTGTCCAAGATTTTACTGCAAAAGCAAGAGAAATGGGGGTAGCCGTTGGACCTGGGAGAGGGTCTGCAGCCGGCTCAGTAGTGGCTTACTGCGTTGGCATCACCAATGTAGATCCAATCGCTTATGATCTACTTTTTGAGCGTTTCTTAAACCCAGATAGAGTATCACTTCCCGATATTGATATTGACTTTGACAATGAAGGACGGGAAAAGGTTATCAAGTATGTGATTGATAAATATGGCAAAGATCAGGTAGCTCAAATAATTACCTATGGTACCATGGCTCCTAAATCAGCTATTCGGGATGCAGGACGAGTAATGGAACTGCCACTTTCGGAGACTGATGCAATCGCTAAGCTGGTCCCAGAACAACCTGGAACAAAATTTTCGAAAGTCTTCAAAGAAGTTAAAGAGCTGGAAGATCTTAGAAAAGGAAAAGACCTCCCCTCCCAAGTACTAAATCAGGCAATTGTTCTTGAAGGATCTCTTCGAAATACTGGAATTCATGCATGTGGTGTAATCATTACGCCAGATGATATGAGCAACTTTGTTCCTCTTGCTAAGCAAAAGGATTCTGATCTTCTAGTAACTCAATTCGATAATAGCGTAGTTGAGTCTGCAGGAATGCTGAAGATGGACTTTTTGGGTCTGAAAACCTTGTCCATCATTAAGACTGCCGTTGAAAATGTTGAGAAAAGACATGGTATCAAAATCGACATTGATAAGATTCCATTGGATGATCAAAAGACCTACGAGTTATATCAGCGGGGTGAGACCAATGGTACTTTCCAGTTTGAGTCGCCAGGAATGCAGAAACATCTTCGAGCATTAAAGCCAGATAAGTTTGAAGACCTCATAGCCATGAATGCTTTGTATCGTCCAGGTCCAATGGAATACATTCCGAACTTTATAGCTCGTAAACATGGCAAGGAACAAATCAGCTATGATGTCCCTGCAATGGAAGAATACCTGGCTGAGACTTATGGTATCACCGTGTATCAAGAGCAAGTAATGCTTCTTTCACAGTCCTTAGCTGGATTTACCAAAGGTGAAGCGGATGTTCTCCGTAAGGCCATGGGTAAGAAAAAGCGGGATGTCTTGGATGAAATGAAACCTAAATTCATTGAGCAAGCAAAGGAAAAAGGACATCCAGAAGATAAACTGGAGAAAGTTTGGACTGATTGGGAGGCTTTTGCTGCTTACGCTTTTAACAAATCACATAGTACATGTTATTCCGTGGTAGCCTATCATACAGGATATTTCAAAGCCAATTACCCTGCAGAGTACATGGCCTCCGTTCTTACTCACAATCAGAGTAGCATTGATAAAGTCAGTTTCTTCATGGAGGAGTGTAAAAACCGTGGAATAAAGGTTCTGGGACCACATGTTAATGAATCTGATAAGGATTTCGCTGTAAATTCTGATGGTGAAATACGGTTTGGAATGGGAGCTATTAAAGGTACGGGCGAGTCAGCAGTACAAGCCATCATTGAAGAAAGGGATGAGAATGGTCATTTCGCTGATATTTTCGATTTCGCAAAACGCGTCAATTTAAGGACCGTCAACAAGAAATCATTTGAAAGCCTTGCCAAAGCAGGTGGTTTTGATTGTTTTGAAGACTATCATAGAAGACAATATGTAGAACTTGACGATGAAGGTTCTTCCTTGATTGAAAAATCAATCCGCTATGCTAACAGGATGCAAGAAGAAGAAGCCAGCAATCAATCTTCTCTTTTTGGTGGGGCTTCAGGTACAGACATTACAAAACCAAAGGTTGGTCGTATCGAACCGTATGGTGAAATAGAGGAGCTCAATATAGAGAAAGAAATGGTTGGACTCTACATATCAGGACATCCTCTCAATCAATTTCAATTCGAAATGGATCACCTTACTAATGCAGGCATTCACCAACTATCAGAGCCAGAAAAACTGCAAGGAAGAGATGTACGCATTGGGGGTATTGTCAGTGATGTACAACACAGAACCTCAAAAAAGGGTAATCCTTTTGGTCAATTCACCTTAGAAGATTTTAACGATAATTACACCTTCTATTTATTCTCTCAAGACTATTTAAAATTCAAGCCAATGCTAGAAAAAGGCTGGTTTCTTTATTTATCTGGTAATGTCCAGAATAGATGGAAAAGTGAGGAATTGGAGTTTAAGATTCAAAATATAGAACACTTAAGTGAAATTAGAGAGAAGATGACTAAAGGTCTTGAACTCAAAATGAGGTTAGAGGATGTCGATGCTATCACGGTAGATGAAATAGAACGAATTGCAGAACAACACCCTGGAAAGTCCCTTTTAAAAATGTCATTAGTGGGTGTATATGAAAACAGGGCTATTAACCTTGAAATGCTCAGTAGAAAGTACACCATAGAGCCAACAGATGAACTGATAAAAGACCTGCAAACAATAGAAGAACTAAAGTATAGAGTCATTTTACAAAAGAACTAA
- the ggt gene encoding gamma-glutamyltransferase yields the protein MKKIAATTFLLVQLIFSNAQQSENEINGSVATAHPLATQAGISVLEKGGNAYDAAIAIASTLNVVEPMMSGLGGYGTILIYDKEEDRVRYLNSSGRFPKATNTDLMRSPTPNYMENRVGPKSISTPGNLNAWKAMHDNYGSMSWTQLFDSAIEHAENGFKITPGLARWIAIAYEDFSPYAKAFYGPNGTPLDKGDKLVQTDLANTYKKIRIDGVKAFYTGEIAQSIDRKMKEVGSFLSIEDLKNNEAEWWEPLKMSYKGFEVYTASLPANSFAAFVNLGIMRELRNDEITHNSAEYLHLFAEMTKESYKARLAYSFDPEVRKAPLDSLLSSEILRKAAASLNRNAATTFIPPFTPESKNTTHFVVSDKWGNVVSATQTLGNLFGSRVMVDGTGVWLNNSMAYSTFEPKGNPMDAFPGRHKLSGDCPVIIMKDGKPWAALGSPGGHTITQNVPQIIFNLIDFNMSMQEAIDAPKISFIEPNRIRVDPELEESTITRLKKKGHNIYKGSIGNATGIKIIYDESGNIRGFDTGIDRRGEGKTPIVDQ from the coding sequence ATGAAGAAAATTGCTGCAACAACTTTTCTATTAGTTCAACTCATTTTTTCTAATGCCCAGCAGTCAGAGAACGAAATTAACGGAAGTGTAGCTACAGCTCATCCTCTTGCTACACAAGCTGGAATTTCTGTACTTGAAAAAGGTGGGAATGCATATGATGCAGCCATTGCAATAGCTTCTACTTTAAATGTGGTAGAGCCTATGATGTCAGGCCTAGGTGGTTACGGAACAATCTTAATTTACGATAAGGAAGAAGATCGTGTCAGATACTTAAATTCCAGCGGCCGATTTCCGAAAGCCACGAACACTGACTTAATGCGATCTCCCACACCTAATTATATGGAAAATAGAGTTGGGCCCAAATCAATTTCTACGCCAGGAAATTTGAATGCCTGGAAAGCCATGCATGATAATTATGGAAGCATGAGTTGGACTCAGCTTTTTGATTCAGCAATTGAGCATGCTGAAAATGGTTTCAAAATCACCCCTGGTCTTGCTAGATGGATTGCTATTGCGTATGAAGATTTCTCTCCATATGCCAAAGCGTTTTACGGACCAAACGGTACTCCATTAGATAAAGGAGATAAACTTGTTCAAACCGATTTAGCGAATACGTACAAAAAAATTAGAATAGATGGGGTAAAAGCATTTTATACCGGTGAAATAGCTCAAAGCATAGACCGAAAAATGAAGGAAGTTGGAAGCTTTCTCTCCATAGAAGATTTGAAAAATAATGAAGCCGAATGGTGGGAACCATTGAAGATGTCTTACAAAGGATTTGAAGTATATACAGCTAGCTTACCTGCAAACTCATTTGCAGCCTTCGTCAATCTTGGTATTATGAGAGAGTTAAGAAATGATGAAATAACTCACAATTCAGCAGAGTATCTTCATCTTTTTGCAGAAATGACCAAGGAATCTTATAAAGCTAGGCTGGCCTATTCTTTTGATCCTGAAGTGCGAAAAGCTCCACTGGATAGTCTGTTATCTTCAGAAATACTCAGAAAAGCAGCAGCCTCACTGAACCGGAATGCCGCCACGACTTTCATCCCTCCTTTTACTCCAGAAAGTAAAAACACAACTCATTTTGTAGTGAGCGATAAATGGGGAAATGTTGTGAGCGCTACTCAAACACTAGGAAATTTGTTTGGAAGTAGAGTTATGGTTGATGGTACTGGCGTATGGCTAAACAATTCCATGGCCTATTCTACGTTTGAGCCGAAGGGGAATCCGATGGATGCCTTTCCTGGCAGACATAAGCTTTCAGGTGATTGCCCCGTCATCATTATGAAGGATGGCAAACCATGGGCAGCATTAGGATCTCCTGGTGGTCATACCATCACTCAGAATGTGCCACAAATTATTTTCAATCTTATCGATTTTAACATGAGTATGCAGGAAGCTATCGATGCTCCAAAAATCTCATTTATTGAGCCAAATCGTATTAGAGTTGATCCTGAACTAGAAGAATCAACGATAACCAGACTAAAAAAGAAAGGACATAACATTTACAAGGGAAGTATCGGCAATGCAACAGGCATCAAAATTATTTATGATGAATCTGGTAATATTAGAGGTTTTGATACCGGAATAGACCGTAGAGGCGAAGGTAAAACACCAATAGTTGACCAATAA
- a CDS encoding peptidylprolyl isomerase: MKTAEIHTKKGVMKVEFFEKDAPNTVKNFVDLANDGYYDGLIFHRVIPNFVIQGGCPKGDGTGGPGYQIDCELDGENQYHDKGVLSMAHAGRNTGGSQFFICHNRDNVAHLDRNHTAFGKVVEGLDVIDQIKEGDAMDKVVVN, from the coding sequence ATGAAAACAGCAGAAATACACACCAAAAAAGGAGTGATGAAAGTCGAATTCTTTGAAAAAGACGCTCCTAACACAGTAAAGAACTTTGTGGACCTTGCCAATGATGGATATTACGATGGTCTTATTTTTCACAGAGTGATACCAAACTTTGTAATACAGGGAGGCTGCCCAAAAGGTGATGGAACCGGAGGTCCAGGCTATCAAATCGATTGCGAACTGGATGGAGAAAATCAATATCATGACAAAGGGGTACTTTCCATGGCCCATGCTGGCAGAAACACAGGTGGCTCACAGTTCTTCATTTGTCACAATAGAGATAACGTAGCACATTTGGATAGAAACCATACAGCCTTTGGAAAAGTAGTTGAAGGATTGGATGTTATAGACCAGATCAAGGAAGGCGATGCTATGGATAAGGTGGTAGTCAATTAA
- the trxA gene encoding thioredoxin: MSKAVEITDNNFEEIINSDQPVLVDFWAEWCGPCKMIGPVVEELAGDFEGKAVIGKVDVDANPEVSAKFGIRSIPTLLVFKNGEIVDKQIGAVPKNVLSDKLTAQMA; encoded by the coding sequence ATGTCAAAAGCAGTAGAAATTACCGATAACAATTTTGAAGAAATTATCAACTCTGATCAACCTGTATTGGTTGACTTCTGGGCGGAATGGTGCGGTCCATGTAAGATGATCGGCCCTGTGGTAGAAGAATTAGCTGGAGACTTTGAGGGAAAAGCTGTAATAGGAAAAGTTGATGTAGATGCAAATCCTGAAGTCTCTGCAAAATTTGGTATCCGATCCATTCCAACACTTTTAGTGTTTAAAAACGGTGAAATAGTTGATAAGCAAATTGGCGCTGTGCCTAAGAATGTATTGAGCGATAAGCTTACTGCTCAAATGGCCTGA
- a CDS encoding M23 family metallopeptidase: MRLSFFGLFLLWAVVSLAQVFIPVETSNRKSVAKIELTDIGIFGITRKARPEFTKHLHTGIDIKRPKKDYLNPPFIFPIAPGKVISKRDEGPYSQLIIEHQIDDIVFWTIYEHVASIFVNLNEIVHPHKPMARFYSKEELDAYGWQFDHFHFEILKVRPIKIESNPETLQRRFGSYTMICYDQETLEKYFYNPIKFLEKYL; the protein is encoded by the coding sequence ATGAGATTATCATTTTTTGGACTCTTTCTTTTATGGGCAGTCGTTAGCCTCGCTCAAGTATTTATTCCAGTAGAAACATCCAATAGAAAATCGGTTGCTAAAATTGAGTTAACTGATATAGGGATCTTTGGAATTACCCGAAAAGCCAGGCCAGAATTTACCAAACATCTTCATACTGGTATCGATATTAAGAGACCCAAAAAAGATTACTTAAATCCTCCGTTCATATTTCCAATCGCACCTGGCAAGGTTATAAGCAAACGAGATGAAGGTCCCTATTCCCAATTGATCATTGAGCACCAAATAGATGACATAGTATTTTGGACTATCTACGAACATGTCGCATCAATATTTGTAAATCTCAATGAGATAGTTCATCCGCATAAGCCCATGGCAAGATTCTATTCAAAAGAAGAACTAGATGCCTATGGTTGGCAGTTTGATCACTTTCACTTTGAAATCCTAAAAGTTCGCCCAATTAAAATAGAATCTAATCCAGAGACACTTCAGCGAAGATTCGGATCGTATACAATGATCTGCTATGACCAAGAAACGTTAGAAAAGTATTTCTACAATCCTATTAAATTTCTGGAGAAATACCTTTAG
- a CDS encoding VOC family protein, with product MKLFSHASSIFPVADPLVTAEYYRDVLGFAISFKWEDPPSYVIVSREEAISIHFAKSDHNLINSNHSKLYIFVHDADAVYQEYLDSGANIIEPINDTDYQMREFVIQDLNGYQLIIGKGIS from the coding sequence ATGAAACTTTTTTCTCATGCGTCATCCATTTTCCCAGTAGCTGATCCACTGGTCACCGCAGAATACTATAGAGATGTGCTTGGATTTGCGATCTCATTCAAATGGGAAGATCCTCCCTCCTACGTAATAGTCAGTCGAGAAGAAGCAATCAGCATTCACTTTGCGAAAAGTGATCATAACCTCATCAATAGTAACCACTCTAAGCTTTACATTTTTGTGCACGATGCTGATGCTGTCTATCAAGAATATTTAGATTCAGGAGCGAATATTATTGAGCCAATCAATGATACAGACTATCAAATGAGAGAATTTGTCATCCAAGATTTAAACGGATATCAGTTGATTATTGGAAAAGGTATATCCTAA